In Simplicispira sp. 125, one DNA window encodes the following:
- a CDS encoding integrase, with product MASIRKYRDKWRAEVQRHGIRASHLCATKREAQAWALAKEAELDRLKGSGGKTLGDAVGEYLRTVSVRKKKPEWEARRFDYFMAHFGENTPLASITRAEIGKWRDERLKTVVGATVQREANLLRNLFTVAMNEWEWIESHPFRGVHMPEQTEARRQVWGWRQIKRVLRSDRDKKMGEVVKAFHIALHTGMRLGEVLTGTYDARRRVYMLPRTKTGGYVEVPLTRRAVKLLPTAFTVGANEASTLFSRLTRQLLLGDLTFHDTRATALTLLARRVDVLTLARISRHRDVSLLLRVYYRETAEAISARL from the coding sequence ATGGCATCAATCCGCAAGTACCGCGACAAGTGGCGCGCAGAAGTGCAGCGTCATGGCATCCGGGCATCCCACCTGTGCGCGACAAAACGCGAGGCCCAGGCGTGGGCGCTTGCAAAAGAGGCAGAGCTAGACCGGCTTAAAGGCTCAGGCGGAAAGACGCTTGGGGACGCTGTGGGAGAGTACCTGCGGACGGTAAGCGTGCGCAAGAAAAAGCCAGAGTGGGAAGCGCGCCGATTCGATTACTTCATGGCGCACTTTGGCGAGAACACGCCACTGGCTTCAATCACGCGGGCAGAGATTGGCAAGTGGCGAGACGAACGGCTGAAAACCGTCGTCGGGGCCACGGTGCAGCGCGAAGCGAACCTGCTGCGCAACCTGTTCACCGTCGCCATGAATGAATGGGAGTGGATTGAGTCGCACCCATTCCGAGGGGTGCACATGCCTGAGCAGACGGAGGCGCGCCGTCAGGTGTGGGGATGGCGGCAAATCAAGCGCGTGCTGCGCTCTGACCGCGATAAGAAGATGGGCGAAGTGGTGAAGGCGTTTCACATCGCTCTGCATACCGGAATGCGTCTTGGCGAAGTGCTGACGGGCACCTATGACGCAAGGCGCCGGGTTTACATGCTGCCACGCACGAAAACAGGCGGCTATGTCGAGGTGCCGCTTACGCGCCGCGCTGTCAAGCTGCTGCCCACTGCATTCACGGTCGGGGCGAATGAGGCCAGCACGCTATTTTCCAGACTCACCCGGCAATTGCTGCTGGGTGATTTGACATTTCACGACACGCGGGCCACGGCATTGACGCTGTTGGCGCGCCGTGTCGATGTATTGACCCTTGCCCGCATATCGAGGCACCGCGATGTATCCCTGTTGCTGCGGGTTTACTATCGCGAAACCGCCGAGGCTATCTCAGCGCGTCTCTAG
- a CDS encoding glycosyl hydrolase 108 family protein: protein MTSPQVPGKVWASAGAAVLAIVAGVFAVEGGYVNNQADPGGETNHGVTVAVAREHGYQGPMRELPKATAQRIYTQDYIERPGFHSVILLSPALGEKLVDAGVNAGPGRSARWLQQALNQLSRGGADFPLVTVDGNIGFQTLAAYQALERKRGRVKACELTLKLMDVQQGAHYMRQNKPMFIVGWADNRLGNVPLARCGESVAKGPTP, encoded by the coding sequence ATGACCTCCCCCCAGGTGCCCGGCAAAGTGTGGGCCTCTGCGGGCGCGGCCGTCCTTGCCATCGTGGCAGGCGTGTTTGCGGTGGAGGGGGGCTACGTCAACAACCAGGCAGACCCCGGCGGCGAAACAAACCACGGCGTCACCGTGGCAGTGGCGCGCGAGCACGGCTACCAAGGCCCCATGCGTGAACTGCCCAAGGCAACCGCGCAGCGTATCTACACGCAGGACTACATTGAGCGCCCTGGCTTTCACAGCGTGATCCTTCTATCCCCGGCCCTGGGTGAGAAGCTGGTGGACGCCGGGGTGAATGCCGGGCCTGGACGATCGGCGCGCTGGCTCCAGCAGGCGCTCAACCAACTGAGCCGTGGGGGAGCCGACTTCCCACTTGTGACGGTGGATGGAAACATTGGCTTCCAGACCCTGGCCGCGTACCAGGCGCTGGAGCGAAAGCGCGGGCGCGTGAAGGCTTGTGAGCTGACGTTGAAGCTGATGGACGTGCAGCAGGGCGCGCACTACATGCGCCAGAACAAGCCCATGTTCATCGTGGGCTGGGCAGACAACCGCCTGGGCAATGTGCCGCTGGCACGCTGTGGCGAGTCCGTGGCGAAAGGGCCGACGCCATGA
- a CDS encoding holin, with protein sequence MRNEAVDITIAAAGSKTTYIGAGVTGLGWFLSNEFFGLVGVLIGVIGLSVNIYFKLHANRRAKVEHQARMALLRRGMHSDTGIGGLEMDE encoded by the coding sequence ATGAGAAATGAAGCCGTTGATATAACCATCGCCGCCGCTGGAAGTAAAACCACCTATATCGGCGCGGGGGTGACGGGCTTAGGGTGGTTCCTCTCAAACGAGTTCTTCGGGCTTGTCGGCGTGCTGATCGGGGTCATTGGCCTCTCAGTCAACATCTACTTCAAGCTCCACGCCAATCGGCGGGCCAAAGTCGAGCATCAGGCCCGCATGGCACTATTGCGCAGGGGCATGCACTCTGATACTGGTATTGGTGGCCTGGAGATGGACGAATGA